One region of Polaribacter pectinis genomic DNA includes:
- the alaS gene encoding alanine--tRNA ligase, whose protein sequence is MKSQDIRSTFLNFFKEKSHLIVPSAPMVTKDDPTLMFVNSGMAPFKEYFLGNGTPKNNRISDSQKCLRVSGKHNDLEEVGYDTYHHTLFEMLGNWSFGDYFKKEAIAWAWELLTEVYKIDKDILYVTVFEGSDDADNLKMDTEAFDLWKEFIAEDRILKGNKKDNFWEMGEQGPCGPCSEIHVDIRSAEEKAKVDGRTLINEDHPHVVEIWNLVFMQFNRKANGTLEELPNKHIDTGMGFERLCMVLQNVQSNYDTDVFKPIISEISTITNTKYGANEKQDIATRVISDHVRAVAFSIADGQLPSNTGAGYVIRRILRRAVRYGFTFLDKKEPFIYRLVDVLSKKMGDAFPELKAQKQLIENVIKEEETSFLRTLDQGLVLLDAIIADSKTKEISGEKVFELYDTFGFPVDLTALILSEKGFTLDEKGFDEELQKQKNRSRAASEMSTEDWTLLVDDAVEEFIGYDSLEATVKLTRYRKVTSKKDGEMYQLVFNLTPFYPEGGGQVGDKGYLEDTHGDVVYILDTKKENNVIIHFSKNLPKHLNESFKAVVDEKQRYRTECNHTATHLLHQALREVLGTHVEQKGSAVHSKYLRFDFSHFSKLTVDELRDVENFVNARISGKLPLEESRNITMEQAIADGAMALFGEKYGDTVRAIKFGKSIELCGGTHVKNTSDIWHFKIKSEGAVASGIRRIEAITNDAVKDFYFENNRALFEIKDLLNNTKEPVKAVQKLQEENTTLQKQIEQLLKEKAQNLSGELRNQLREINGVQFLATKVDLDANGIKNLAFGLGKEYQNLFLVFATAPSKDKAMLTCYISKELANERGYDAGKVVRELGKLIHGGGGGQNFFATAGGKNPGGIPKALERAVDYLV, encoded by the coding sequence ATGAAATCTCAAGATATTCGTTCTACTTTTTTAAATTTTTTCAAAGAAAAATCTCATTTAATTGTGCCTTCAGCTCCAATGGTTACAAAAGATGACCCAACTTTAATGTTTGTTAATTCTGGAATGGCGCCCTTTAAAGAATATTTTTTAGGAAACGGAACTCCAAAGAACAATAGAATATCCGATTCTCAAAAATGTTTGCGTGTTTCTGGTAAACATAACGATTTAGAAGAAGTTGGTTATGATACTTATCATCATACTTTATTCGAAATGTTAGGTAATTGGTCTTTTGGAGATTATTTTAAGAAAGAAGCAATTGCTTGGGCTTGGGAATTATTAACTGAAGTTTACAAGATTGATAAAGACATTTTATATGTAACCGTTTTTGAAGGTTCTGATGATGCAGACAATCTAAAAATGGATACAGAAGCTTTCGATTTATGGAAAGAATTTATTGCTGAAGACAGAATTTTAAAAGGAAACAAGAAAGATAATTTTTGGGAAATGGGAGAGCAAGGACCTTGTGGACCCTGTTCTGAAATTCATGTAGATATTCGTTCTGCAGAAGAAAAAGCAAAAGTAGATGGGCGTACTTTAATTAATGAAGATCACCCTCATGTAGTAGAGATTTGGAATTTAGTTTTTATGCAATTCAATAGAAAAGCAAACGGAACTTTAGAAGAATTACCAAACAAACACATAGATACTGGAATGGGTTTTGAACGTCTGTGTATGGTTTTACAGAATGTTCAATCGAATTATGATACTGATGTTTTTAAACCAATTATTAGTGAAATTTCTACAATTACAAACACAAAATATGGTGCTAACGAAAAACAAGATATTGCAACTCGTGTAATTTCTGACCATGTTAGAGCTGTAGCCTTTTCTATAGCAGATGGGCAATTGCCAAGTAATACAGGTGCAGGTTATGTAATTCGTAGAATTTTACGAAGAGCAGTTCGTTATGGTTTTACTTTTCTAGACAAAAAAGAGCCTTTCATTTATAGACTAGTTGATGTTTTAAGTAAAAAAATGGGAGATGCTTTCCCTGAATTAAAAGCTCAAAAACAATTAATTGAAAACGTGATTAAAGAGGAAGAAACTTCTTTTTTAAGAACATTAGACCAAGGTTTGGTTTTATTAGATGCAATTATAGCAGACTCTAAAACAAAAGAAATTTCTGGTGAAAAAGTTTTTGAATTGTATGATACTTTTGGTTTTCCGGTAGATTTAACTGCTTTAATTCTTTCTGAAAAAGGATTCACTTTAGATGAAAAAGGATTTGATGAGGAACTTCAAAAACAAAAAAATAGATCGAGAGCCGCAAGCGAAATGTCTACTGAAGATTGGACTCTTTTGGTTGACGATGCTGTGGAAGAATTTATAGGTTACGATTCTTTAGAAGCAACTGTAAAATTAACTAGATACAGAAAAGTTACTTCGAAAAAAGACGGAGAAATGTATCAATTAGTTTTCAACTTAACACCTTTTTATCCAGAAGGTGGTGGACAAGTTGGTGACAAAGGATATTTAGAAGATACACATGGAGATGTTGTATATATTCTTGATACTAAAAAAGAAAACAACGTAATAATTCATTTTTCAAAAAACCTACCAAAGCATTTAAATGAAAGTTTTAAGGCAGTTGTAGATGAAAAACAACGTTACAGAACAGAATGTAATCATACTGCAACACATTTATTACATCAAGCTTTAAGAGAAGTTTTAGGAACACATGTAGAGCAAAAAGGTTCTGCTGTACATTCTAAATATTTACGTTTCGATTTTTCTCATTTTTCTAAATTAACTGTTGATGAATTACGTGATGTAGAAAACTTTGTAAACGCAAGAATTTCTGGTAAACTTCCTTTAGAAGAAAGTAGAAATATTACCATGGAACAAGCAATTGCAGATGGAGCAATGGCGTTATTTGGTGAAAAGTATGGAGATACAGTTAGAGCAATAAAATTTGGAAAATCTATTGAACTTTGTGGTGGAACTCACGTAAAAAACACAAGTGACATCTGGCATTTTAAAATAAAATCTGAAGGAGCTGTTGCTTCTGGAATTAGAAGAATAGAAGCAATTACAAACGATGCTGTAAAAGATTTTTATTTTGAAAACAATAGAGCTTTATTCGAAATTAAAGATCTATTAAACAATACTAAAGAACCTGTTAAAGCTGTTCAGAAATTACAAGAAGAGAACACAACTTTACAGAAACAAATAGAACAACTTTTAAAAGAAAAAGCGCAAAACTTATCTGGTGAATTAAGAAACCAGTTAAGAGAAATAAATGGCGTACAGTTTTTAGCTACAAAAGTAGATTTAGACGCAAACGGAATTAAAAATTTAGCTTTTGGTTTA
- a CDS encoding acyl-CoA dehydrogenase: MPKKYVDLETLKYILYDIHKLENLLSRERFQEHDMESLNLFIDSVKEFSDRELFPYFKEMDENPAYHKDGTVIVHKQVGTVMKQSGEMGIIAAAFDYEDGGLQIPFSALQAAVYIMDAANNHLPGYPSLTQGSAELIVEFGNEKLKETYVPKMLSGTWGGTMCLTEPQAGSSLSDISTKATPTSDGFYKISGQKIFISGGDHQYADNFVHLVLARIEGAPKGTKGISLFVVPKNRPKADGTLEYNDVMTIADFQKMGQRGYCTTHLGFGDSDDCRGWLVGEEHKGLNQMFLMMNGARIAVGRGAAAITMAAYRASLQYANERSQGRKLSADGKKNPTEKQSLIIEHPDVRRMLLLQKSIAEGSLSLVMLASKYHDILTTATSKEEKEKYNLLLEMIIPIVKTFPSEAGAESVDNGLQVLGGYGFCTDFSLQQYYRDIRISALYEGTTGIQSQDLLGRKVTMHNGKGLELLSAEIVKTIIAASNDEDLKTYATILGDKLKLSQKVLGHLMPFAMKGNYERYLADANLFMEYMSIVVLGWLWLEMAVDAKKELSNSDKKYSETFYESKIHTMKFYFKYEVPKTNSLAESLMSNEVLTIKKDKEFIL; this comes from the coding sequence ATGCCAAAAAAATATGTAGATCTTGAAACACTTAAATACATATTGTATGATATTCATAAATTAGAAAATTTACTATCGAGAGAAAGATTTCAAGAACATGATATGGAATCGTTAAACTTATTTATAGATTCTGTAAAAGAGTTTTCAGATAGAGAGTTATTTCCATATTTTAAAGAAATGGATGAAAATCCAGCATATCATAAAGACGGAACTGTAATTGTTCATAAACAAGTGGGAACTGTTATGAAACAAAGTGGCGAAATGGGCATTATCGCTGCAGCTTTCGATTATGAAGATGGAGGTTTACAAATTCCTTTTTCAGCATTACAAGCAGCAGTTTATATTATGGATGCTGCAAATAATCATTTGCCAGGTTACCCAAGTTTAACACAAGGTTCAGCAGAATTAATCGTAGAATTTGGTAATGAAAAATTAAAAGAAACATACGTGCCAAAGATGCTTTCTGGAACTTGGGGAGGAACCATGTGTTTAACAGAACCACAAGCAGGAAGTTCACTTTCTGACATTTCAACAAAAGCAACGCCAACTTCAGATGGATTTTATAAAATTTCTGGACAGAAAATATTTATTTCTGGAGGCGATCATCAATATGCAGATAATTTTGTGCATTTAGTTTTGGCAAGAATAGAAGGCGCACCAAAAGGAACTAAAGGAATTTCTTTATTTGTTGTTCCTAAAAACAGACCAAAAGCAGATGGAACTTTAGAATATAATGATGTAATGACCATTGCAGATTTTCAGAAAATGGGACAAAGAGGATATTGTACAACACATTTAGGTTTTGGAGATTCCGACGATTGTAGAGGTTGGCTTGTAGGTGAAGAACACAAAGGTTTAAACCAAATGTTTTTAATGATGAATGGCGCAAGAATTGCAGTTGGTAGAGGTGCAGCAGCTATAACTATGGCAGCATACAGGGCGTCTTTACAATATGCAAATGAACGTTCTCAAGGAAGAAAATTATCTGCAGATGGTAAGAAAAATCCAACAGAAAAGCAGAGTTTAATTATAGAACATCCAGATGTTAGAAGAATGTTGTTGTTGCAAAAATCGATTGCAGAAGGTTCTTTAAGTTTGGTAATGTTAGCTTCTAAATATCATGATATTTTAACAACGGCAACTTCCAAAGAAGAAAAAGAAAAATACAATTTATTGTTAGAAATGATTATTCCGATTGTAAAAACATTTCCATCTGAAGCTGGTGCAGAATCTGTAGATAATGGATTGCAAGTTTTAGGAGGTTATGGCTTTTGTACCGATTTTTCTTTACAACAGTATTATAGAGATATTAGAATTTCTGCTTTATATGAAGGAACAACAGGAATTCAATCGCAAGATTTGTTGGGTAGAAAAGTAACCATGCATAATGGAAAAGGTTTAGAATTGTTATCTGCTGAAATTGTAAAAACAATTATTGCAGCTTCCAATGATGAAGATTTAAAAACCTACGCTACTATTTTAGGTGATAAATTAAAGCTTTCTCAAAAAGTGTTAGGTCATTTAATGCCATTTGCAATGAAAGGAAATTACGAGCGCTATTTAGCAGATGCAAATTTATTTATGGAATATATGAGCATTGTTGTTTTAGGTTGGTTATGGTTAGAAATGGCTGTAGATGCTAAAAAAGAATTGAGTAATTCTGATAAAAAATATTCAGAAACTTTTTATGAGAGTAAAATTCATACCATGAAATTCTATTTTAAATATGAAGTACCAAAAACAAATTCATTGGCAGAATCATTAATGAGCAACGAAGTTTTAACCATTAAAAAAGACAAAGAATTTATTTTATAA
- a CDS encoding MerR family transcriptional regulator: MHIDLPEKRYYKIGEVAKAFDVNTSLIRFWEKEFAIIKPKKNAKGNRLFTQEDIKNFKLIFNLVKERGFTLDGAKQKLKENPEGIFDNQDIINRLELVKAELQKIKNQL; the protein is encoded by the coding sequence ATGCACATAGATTTACCTGAAAAAAGATACTACAAAATAGGCGAAGTCGCCAAAGCTTTTGATGTAAATACTTCTTTAATTCGTTTTTGGGAAAAGGAATTTGCTATTATTAAACCAAAAAAAAATGCCAAAGGAAACCGCCTTTTTACTCAAGAAGACATTAAGAACTTCAAACTAATCTTTAATTTAGTTAAAGAAAGAGGTTTTACTTTAGATGGAGCAAAACAAAAGCTCAAGGAAAACCCTGAAGGGATTTTCGATAATCAAGATATTATTAACAGATTAGAATTGGTAAAAGCAGAACTTCAGAAAATTAAAAATCAACTCTAA
- a CDS encoding M23 family metallopeptidase, producing MAKVKYYYDEDTLSYRKITVRKSQYYKKSVFGLFAIFLIAFIGFIVFSQFIMSPNERAQARELENLKLHYELLTKRMEESGAILAQLQERDNNIYRTYFEANPIPEEQRKAGFGGVNRYKSLEGFDNSTMITNLTKEIDVLSKQLVVQSKSLDEIVVLAKEKEKMLAAIPAILPVKLEDLTRMASGYKWRMHPILKIRKFHKGMDFTAPVGTPIYASGNGTVIRAERSATFGKVVYIDHGYGYKTIYAHMSMIKAKKNQNVKRGDLIGYVGNTGRSVSAHLHYEVHKNDRALNPINFYYGDLTPEEFAAMQKAAEEEGQSYD from the coding sequence ATGGCAAAAGTAAAATATTATTACGATGAAGATACGCTTTCTTACAGAAAAATTACTGTAAGAAAAAGTCAATATTATAAGAAATCTGTTTTCGGTCTTTTTGCTATATTTCTTATCGCATTCATTGGTTTTATTGTTTTTAGTCAGTTTATAATGTCTCCAAATGAGCGAGCTCAAGCAAGAGAATTAGAAAATTTAAAGTTGCATTATGAGCTTTTAACGAAAAGAATGGAAGAAAGCGGAGCTATTCTAGCACAGCTTCAAGAAAGAGATAACAATATTTATAGAACCTATTTTGAAGCAAACCCAATACCAGAAGAACAAAGAAAAGCTGGTTTTGGAGGTGTAAATAGATACAAATCTTTAGAAGGTTTCGACAATTCTACTATGATTACGAACCTAACCAAAGAAATAGATGTTTTGTCTAAACAATTGGTAGTACAATCTAAATCTTTAGACGAAATAGTTGTTTTAGCAAAAGAAAAAGAAAAAATGTTAGCAGCAATACCTGCTATTTTACCTGTAAAGTTAGAAGATTTAACAAGAATGGCCTCTGGTTATAAATGGAGAATGCATCCTATTTTAAAGATTAGAAAGTTCCATAAAGGAATGGATTTTACAGCTCCAGTAGGTACGCCAATTTATGCTTCTGGTAACGGAACTGTAATTAGAGCAGAAAGAAGTGCAACTTTTGGTAAGGTAGTTTATATAGACCATGGTTATGGGTACAAAACTATTTATGCTCACATGAGTATGATTAAAGCTAAAAAAAATCAAAATGTAAAACGTGGCGATTTAATTGGCTATGTTGGTAATACTGGGCGTTCTGTTTCTGCGCATTTACATTATGAAGTTCATAAAAATGATAGAGCTTTAAACCCTATTAACTTTTATTATGGAGACTTAACTCCAGAAGAATTTGCTGCCATGCAAAAAGCTGCAGAAGAAGAAGGGCAATCTTATGATTAA
- a CDS encoding SDR family NAD(P)-dependent oxidoreductase: protein MNIKEQFNLEGKVAIVTGSSKGIGKAIAKGLAENGAQVVISSRSQEACDEVVKEFTEEGLKAIGIACHIGKEDQRKNLIDKTIKAFGRIDVLVNNAAINPVFGPIEDVDPAIFDKIMDVNVKAPWSLSNLVLPHFKANKNGSIINIASVEALTPGFGLGIYSTSKAAILMLTKNQAKEWGQYGVKANAICPGLIKTKFSAALWQNEKILGKIEKSLPSARMGMPEEMVGLACLLASDAGNYMTGGVYTADGGYMIAG, encoded by the coding sequence ATGAATATAAAAGAACAATTTAATTTAGAAGGGAAAGTTGCTATAGTTACAGGTTCAAGTAAAGGAATCGGAAAAGCAATTGCAAAAGGTTTGGCAGAAAACGGAGCGCAAGTGGTAATTTCAAGCAGAAGTCAAGAAGCTTGTGACGAAGTTGTAAAAGAATTTACTGAAGAAGGTTTAAAAGCAATCGGTATTGCATGTCATATTGGTAAAGAAGATCAACGAAAAAACCTAATTGATAAAACAATTAAAGCTTTTGGTAGAATAGATGTTTTAGTAAATAATGCAGCTATAAATCCTGTTTTTGGACCAATTGAAGATGTAGATCCTGCAATTTTTGATAAAATAATGGATGTAAATGTAAAAGCACCTTGGAGTTTATCCAACTTGGTTTTACCACATTTTAAAGCAAATAAAAACGGAAGCATTATTAATATTGCTTCTGTAGAAGCCTTAACTCCTGGTTTCGGATTGGGAATTTACAGCACAAGTAAAGCGGCAATTTTAATGCTGACAAAAAATCAAGCAAAAGAATGGGGACAATATGGTGTAAAAGCCAATGCAATTTGCCCAGGTTTAATTAAAACAAAGTTCAGTGCAGCACTTTGGCAAAACGAAAAAATTCTTGGTAAAATTGAAAAATCTTTACCAAGTGCAAGAATGGGAATGCCAGAAGAAATGGTAGGTTTAGCTTGCTTGTTAGCTTCTGATGCTGGAAATTACATGACTGGTGGCGTTTATACTGCAGATGGTGGTTATATGATTGCTGGGTAA